One window of the Acinonyx jubatus isolate Ajub_Pintada_27869175 chromosome A2, VMU_Ajub_asm_v1.0, whole genome shotgun sequence genome contains the following:
- the TMEM161A gene encoding transmembrane protein 161A isoform X2: MHRLAPHCSFARWLLCNGSLFRYKHPSEEELRALEGKPKPRGRKERWANGYSEEKPLSVPRDAPFQLETCPLTAVDALVLRFFLEYQWFVDFAVYSGGVYVFTEAYYYALGPAKETNIAVFWCLLTVAFSIKMFLTVTRLYFSAEEGGERSVCLTFAFLFLLLAMLVQVVREETLELGLEPGLASMTQNLEPLLKMQGWDWALPLAKLAIRMGLAFVGSMLGAFLTFPGLRLAQTHLDALTMSEDRPMLQFLLQMSFLSPLIILGLWTKPIARDFLHQAPAGEMTFSLLSDSAFDSLRLWVLVALCLLRLAVTRPHLQAYLCLAKARVEQLRREAGRIEAREIQRRVVRVYCYVTVVSLQYLTPLILTFNCTLLLKTLGGYSWGLGPVPMLSPPPSSAHDRLVGPEEDEAQQTAARIAGALGSLLTPLFLRGVLTFLIWWTAACQLLSSLFGLYFHRYLAGS; the protein is encoded by the exons ATGCATAGGCTGGCACCGCACTGCTCCTTCGCACGCTGGCTGCTCTGCAATGGCAG TCTCTTCCGATACAAGCACCCTTCTGAGGAAGAGCTTCGGGCCCTGGAGGGAAAGCCTAAgcccagaggcaggaaggagcg GTGGGCCAATGGCTATAGTGAAGAGAAGCCCTTGTCTGTGCCCCGAGACGCCCCTTTCCAGCTGGAGACCTGCCCCCTCACAGCGGTTGATGCCCTTG TCCTACGCTTCTTCCTGGAGTACCAGTGGTTCGTGGACTTCGCGGTGTACTCGGGTGGCGTGTACGTCTTCACAGAGGCCTACTACTATGCGCTGGGCCCGGCCAAGGAGACCAACATCGCCGTGTTCTGGTGCTTGCTCACCGTTGCCTTCTCCAT CAAGATGTTCCTGACAGTGACCCGGTTGTATTTCAGCGCAGAGGAGGGGGGTGAACGCTCTGTGTGCCTCACCTTTGccttcctcttcctgctcctggcCATGCTGGTGCAGGTGGTGCGGGAGGAGACTCTCGAGCTGGGCCTGGAGCCAG GCCTCGCCAGTATGACCCAGAACTTGGAGCCACTTCTGAAGATGCAGGGCTGGGACTGGGC GCTCCCTCTGGCCAAGCTGGCTATCCGCATGGGGCTGGCATTCGTGGGATCCATGCTGGGGGCCTTCCTCACCTTTCCAGGCCTGCGGCTGGCCCAGACACACCTGGATGCGCTGACCATGTCAGAAGACCGGCCCATGCTGCA GTTCCTTCTGCAGATGAGCTTCCTGTCCCCTCTGATCATCCTGGGGCTCTGGACCAAGCCCATTGCACGGGACTTCCTGCACCAGGCACCTGCTGGGGAGATGACCTTCTCCCT GCTGTCGGACTCAGCCTTCGACTCACTGCGCCTCTGGGTGCTGGTGGCGTTGTGCCTGCTGAGGCTGGCCGTGACCCGGCCCCACCTGCAGGCCTACCTGTGCCTGGCCAAGGCCCGCGTGGAGCAGCTGCGGCGGGAGGCCGGCCGCATAGAGGCCCGTGAGATCCAGAGGCG GGTGGTGCGGGTCTACTGCTACGTGACAGTGGTGAGCCTGCAGTACCTGACGCCCCTCATCCTCACTTTCAACTGCACGCTGCTGCTCAAGACGCTGG GCGGCTACTCCTGGGGCCTGGGCCCCGTTCCCATGCTGTCCCCTCCCCCGTCCTCAGCCCACGATCGCCTGGTGGGCCCCGAGGAGGATGAGGCCCAGCAGACGGCGGCCCGGATCGCAGGGGCCCTGGGCAGCCTGCTCACGCCCCTCTTCCTCCGCGGCGTCCTCACCTTCCTCATCTGGTGGACCGCCGCCTGCCAACTGCTCTCCAGCCTCTTCGGCCTGTACTTCCACCGGTACCTGGCGGGCTCCTAG
- the MEF2B gene encoding myocyte-specific enhancer factor 2B isoform X2 — translation MVIGLLKLSTSFVVSLLQWLAHGCYFIPAKYEDVKKKGGRCWTLGFKCPPPAHLLRPPSSLSTKAQLHASSSEMPSWVSPDPPSLLHSQVNVSISLLLCWADVTSSLLSGGISFGGWGWGMCAQKRPPPSCLAHSACAATSPQQFRSRQHLETRPPGLSAAQWGFACQVLSTKPGTMGRKKIQISRILDQRNRQVTFTKRKFGLMKKAYELSVLCDCEIALIIFNSANRLFQYASTDMDRVLLKYTEYSEPHESRTNTDILETLKRRGVGLDGPELEPDEGPEGPGEKVRRLAGDGGDPALPRPRLYPAAPTMPSPDMVYGALPPPGCDPSGLGEALPAQSRPSPFRPAAPKAGPPGLAHPLFSPSHLANKTPPPLYLAADGRRPDLPGGLAGARGGLSTSNIAWETPRRPLACCSPPPWLPGSTRGVMGPQPLLPSPVGVEAWVKRVPPPAAPPRRPPQSASSPSASRQPPGAPATFPRLSPTPCSCPGPWQSPYGQAPPCAGCPLRTAGPGSGPRGGTGPSSHAGLG, via the exons ATGGTCATTGGTCTACTTAAACTTTCTACTTCCTTTGTGGTCAGCTTATTACAGTGGTTGGCACATGGTTGCTACTTCATACCGGCTAAgtatgaggatgtgaagaaaaagggagggaggtgcTGGACCCTCGGCTTCAAatgcccaccccctgcccatcTGCTCAGGCCCCCATCCAGCCTGTCCACCAAGGCCCAACTACATGCTTCCTCCTCTGAGATGCCTTCTTGGGTTTCTCCTGACCCTCCTTCGCTGCTCCATTCCCAGGTCAATGtgtccatttctctgcttctctgctggGCAGATGTTACAAGCTCTCTGCTTTCTGGCGGGATatcttttggggggtgggggtggggaatgtgtgCACAGAAGAGGCCTCCCCCCTCGTGCCTGGCACATTCAGCATGTGCTGCCACCTCCCCCCAGCAGTTCCGATCACGCCAACATCTGGAGACCAGGCCACCGGGTCTGTCTGCGGCTCAGTGGGGATTTGCAT GCCAAGTTCTCTCCACCAAGCCTGGGacaatggggaggaaaaaaatccagatcTCACGCATTCTGGACCAAAGGAATCGGCAG GTGACATTTACCAAGCGGAAGTTTGGGCTGATGAAGAAGGCCTATGAGCTGAGCGTGCTCTGCGACTGTGAAATCGCCCTCATCATCTTCAACAGCGCCAATCGCCTCTTCCAGTATGCCAGCACAGACATGGACCGCGTGCTCCTGAAGTACACGGAGTACAGTGAGCCCCACGAGAGCCGCACCAACACCGATATCCTCGAG ACACTGAAGCGGAGAGGTGTGGGCCTCGATGGACCAGAGCTGGAGCCAGATGAGGGGCCTGAGGGGCCAGGAGAGAAGGTGCGGAGGTTGGCAGGTGATGGGGGTGACCCAGCCTTGCCCCGGCCCCGGCTTTAT CCAGCAGCCCCTACTATGCCCAGCCCGGACATGGTATATggggccctgcccccaccaggctGTGACCCCAGTGGGCTTGGGGAGGCCCTGCCGGCCCAGAGCCGCCCATCCCCTTTCCGGCCAGCAGCCCCCAAAGCTGGGCCCCCAG GCCTGGCACACCCTCTCTTCTCACCAAGCCACCTTGCCAACAAGACGCCACCACCCCTGTACCTGGCAGCAGATGGGCGGAGGCCGGACCTGCCTGGTGGCCTGGCGGGGGCCCGAGGGGGACTGAGCACCTCA AATATAGCCTGGGAGACCCCCCGCCGCCCCCTGGCCTGCTGCAGccccccaccctggctccctgGCAGCACTCGAGGGGTGATGGGCCCCCAGCCgctcctccccagcccag tgGGGGTCGAAGCCTGGGTGAAGAGGGTCCCCCCACCCGCGGCGCCTCCCCGCCGACCCCCCCAGTCAGCATCAAGTCCGAGCGCCTCTCGCCAGCCCCCGGGGGCCCCGGCGACTTTCCCAAGACTTTCCCCTACCCCTTGCTCCTGTCCCGGCCCCTGGCAGAGCCCCTACGGCCAGGCCCCCCCCTGCGCCGGCTGCCCACTGCGGACGGCTGGGCCCGGTAGTGGACCCAGGGGTGGCACCGGTCCTTCTTCCCACGCGGGGCTGGGCTAG
- the MEF2B gene encoding myocyte-specific enhancer factor 2B isoform X1, whose translation MVIGLLKLSTSFVVSLLQWLAHGCYFIPAKYEDVKKKGGRCWTLGFKCPPPAHLLRPPSSLSTKAQLHASSSEMPSWVSPDPPSLLHSQVNVSISLLLCWADVTSSLLSGGISFGGWGWGMCAQKRPPPSCLAHSACAATSPQQFRSRQHLETRPPGLSAAQWGFACQVLSTKPGTMGRKKIQISRILDQRNRQVTFTKRKFGLMKKAYELSVLCDCEIALIIFNSANRLFQYASTDMDRVLLKYTEYSEPHESRTNTDILETLKRRGVGLDGPELEPDEGPEGPGEKVRRLAGDGGDPALPRPRLYPAAPTMPSPDMVYGALPPPGCDPSGLGEALPAQSRPSPFRPAAPKAGPPGLAHPLFSPSHLANKTPPPLYLAADGRRPDLPGGLAGARGGLSTSRGLYGSLQSPCSATAPGPPLGSFPFLPAGPPEYSLGDPPPPPGLLQPPTLAPWQHSRGDGPPAAPPQPSGGRSLGEEGPPTRGASPPTPPVSIKSERLSPAPGGPGDFPKTFPYPLLLSRPLAEPLRPGPPLRRLPTADGWAR comes from the exons ATGGTCATTGGTCTACTTAAACTTTCTACTTCCTTTGTGGTCAGCTTATTACAGTGGTTGGCACATGGTTGCTACTTCATACCGGCTAAgtatgaggatgtgaagaaaaagggagggaggtgcTGGACCCTCGGCTTCAAatgcccaccccctgcccatcTGCTCAGGCCCCCATCCAGCCTGTCCACCAAGGCCCAACTACATGCTTCCTCCTCTGAGATGCCTTCTTGGGTTTCTCCTGACCCTCCTTCGCTGCTCCATTCCCAGGTCAATGtgtccatttctctgcttctctgctggGCAGATGTTACAAGCTCTCTGCTTTCTGGCGGGATatcttttggggggtgggggtggggaatgtgtgCACAGAAGAGGCCTCCCCCCTCGTGCCTGGCACATTCAGCATGTGCTGCCACCTCCCCCCAGCAGTTCCGATCACGCCAACATCTGGAGACCAGGCCACCGGGTCTGTCTGCGGCTCAGTGGGGATTTGCAT GCCAAGTTCTCTCCACCAAGCCTGGGacaatggggaggaaaaaaatccagatcTCACGCATTCTGGACCAAAGGAATCGGCAG GTGACATTTACCAAGCGGAAGTTTGGGCTGATGAAGAAGGCCTATGAGCTGAGCGTGCTCTGCGACTGTGAAATCGCCCTCATCATCTTCAACAGCGCCAATCGCCTCTTCCAGTATGCCAGCACAGACATGGACCGCGTGCTCCTGAAGTACACGGAGTACAGTGAGCCCCACGAGAGCCGCACCAACACCGATATCCTCGAG ACACTGAAGCGGAGAGGTGTGGGCCTCGATGGACCAGAGCTGGAGCCAGATGAGGGGCCTGAGGGGCCAGGAGAGAAGGTGCGGAGGTTGGCAGGTGATGGGGGTGACCCAGCCTTGCCCCGGCCCCGGCTTTAT CCAGCAGCCCCTACTATGCCCAGCCCGGACATGGTATATggggccctgcccccaccaggctGTGACCCCAGTGGGCTTGGGGAGGCCCTGCCGGCCCAGAGCCGCCCATCCCCTTTCCGGCCAGCAGCCCCCAAAGCTGGGCCCCCAG GCCTGGCACACCCTCTCTTCTCACCAAGCCACCTTGCCAACAAGACGCCACCACCCCTGTACCTGGCAGCAGATGGGCGGAGGCCGGACCTGCCTGGTGGCCTGGCGGGGGCCCGAGGGGGACTGAGCACCTCA AGAGGCCTCTATGGTAGCCTACAGAGTCCATGCTCTGCCACAGCTCCGGGACCCCCACTGGGgagtttcccctttctccccgcAGGCCCCCCAG AATATAGCCTGGGAGACCCCCCGCCGCCCCCTGGCCTGCTGCAGccccccaccctggctccctgGCAGCACTCGAGGGGTGATGGGCCCCCAGCCgctcctccccagcccag tgGGGGTCGAAGCCTGGGTGAAGAGGGTCCCCCCACCCGCGGCGCCTCCCCGCCGACCCCCCCAGTCAGCATCAAGTCCGAGCGCCTCTCGCCAGCCCCCGGGGGCCCCGGCGACTTTCCCAAGACTTTCCCCTACCCCTTGCTCCTGTCCCGGCCCCTGGCAGAGCCCCTACGGCCAGGCCCCCCCCTGCGCCGGCTGCCCACTGCGGACGGCTGGGCCCGGTAG
- the TMEM161A gene encoding transmembrane protein 161A isoform X1, whose translation MAVLGVQLVVTLLTATLMHRLAPHCSFARWLLCNGSLFRYKHPSEEELRALEGKPKPRGRKERWANGYSEEKPLSVPRDAPFQLETCPLTAVDALVLRFFLEYQWFVDFAVYSGGVYVFTEAYYYALGPAKETNIAVFWCLLTVAFSIKMFLTVTRLYFSAEEGGERSVCLTFAFLFLLLAMLVQVVREETLELGLEPGLASMTQNLEPLLKMQGWDWALPLAKLAIRMGLAFVGSMLGAFLTFPGLRLAQTHLDALTMSEDRPMLQFLLQMSFLSPLIILGLWTKPIARDFLHQAPAGEMTFSLLSDSAFDSLRLWVLVALCLLRLAVTRPHLQAYLCLAKARVEQLRREAGRIEAREIQRRVVRVYCYVTVVSLQYLTPLILTFNCTLLLKTLGGYSWGLGPVPMLSPPPSSAHDRLVGPEEDEAQQTAARIAGALGSLLTPLFLRGVLTFLIWWTAACQLLSSLFGLYFHRYLAGS comes from the exons ATG gcggTCCTGGGAGTGCAGCTGGTGGTGACCCTGCTCACCGCCACCCTCATGCATAGGCTGGCACCGCACTGCTCCTTCGCACGCTGGCTGCTCTGCAATGGCAG TCTCTTCCGATACAAGCACCCTTCTGAGGAAGAGCTTCGGGCCCTGGAGGGAAAGCCTAAgcccagaggcaggaaggagcg GTGGGCCAATGGCTATAGTGAAGAGAAGCCCTTGTCTGTGCCCCGAGACGCCCCTTTCCAGCTGGAGACCTGCCCCCTCACAGCGGTTGATGCCCTTG TCCTACGCTTCTTCCTGGAGTACCAGTGGTTCGTGGACTTCGCGGTGTACTCGGGTGGCGTGTACGTCTTCACAGAGGCCTACTACTATGCGCTGGGCCCGGCCAAGGAGACCAACATCGCCGTGTTCTGGTGCTTGCTCACCGTTGCCTTCTCCAT CAAGATGTTCCTGACAGTGACCCGGTTGTATTTCAGCGCAGAGGAGGGGGGTGAACGCTCTGTGTGCCTCACCTTTGccttcctcttcctgctcctggcCATGCTGGTGCAGGTGGTGCGGGAGGAGACTCTCGAGCTGGGCCTGGAGCCAG GCCTCGCCAGTATGACCCAGAACTTGGAGCCACTTCTGAAGATGCAGGGCTGGGACTGGGC GCTCCCTCTGGCCAAGCTGGCTATCCGCATGGGGCTGGCATTCGTGGGATCCATGCTGGGGGCCTTCCTCACCTTTCCAGGCCTGCGGCTGGCCCAGACACACCTGGATGCGCTGACCATGTCAGAAGACCGGCCCATGCTGCA GTTCCTTCTGCAGATGAGCTTCCTGTCCCCTCTGATCATCCTGGGGCTCTGGACCAAGCCCATTGCACGGGACTTCCTGCACCAGGCACCTGCTGGGGAGATGACCTTCTCCCT GCTGTCGGACTCAGCCTTCGACTCACTGCGCCTCTGGGTGCTGGTGGCGTTGTGCCTGCTGAGGCTGGCCGTGACCCGGCCCCACCTGCAGGCCTACCTGTGCCTGGCCAAGGCCCGCGTGGAGCAGCTGCGGCGGGAGGCCGGCCGCATAGAGGCCCGTGAGATCCAGAGGCG GGTGGTGCGGGTCTACTGCTACGTGACAGTGGTGAGCCTGCAGTACCTGACGCCCCTCATCCTCACTTTCAACTGCACGCTGCTGCTCAAGACGCTGG GCGGCTACTCCTGGGGCCTGGGCCCCGTTCCCATGCTGTCCCCTCCCCCGTCCTCAGCCCACGATCGCCTGGTGGGCCCCGAGGAGGATGAGGCCCAGCAGACGGCGGCCCGGATCGCAGGGGCCCTGGGCAGCCTGCTCACGCCCCTCTTCCTCCGCGGCGTCCTCACCTTCCTCATCTGGTGGACCGCCGCCTGCCAACTGCTCTCCAGCCTCTTCGGCCTGTACTTCCACCGGTACCTGGCGGGCTCCTAG
- the MEF2B gene encoding myocyte-specific enhancer factor 2B isoform X6: protein MQVEDRGEAGCLVSLSPVPTLSSFPSPQGQVLSTKPGTMGRKKIQISRILDQRNRQYASTDMDRVLLKYTEYSEPHESRTNTDILETLKRRGVGLDGPELEPDEGPEGPGEKVRRLAGDGGDPALPRPRLYPAAPTMPSPDMVYGALPPPGCDPSGLGEALPAQSRPSPFRPAAPKAGPPGLAHPLFSPSHLANKTPPPLYLAADGRRPDLPGGLAGARGGLSTSRGLYGSLQSPCSATAPGPPLGSFPFLPAGPPEYSLGDPPPPPGLLQPPTLAPWQHSRGDGPPAAPPQPSGGRSLGEEGPPTRGASPPTPPVSIKSERLSPAPGGPGDFPKTFPYPLLLSRPLAEPLRPGPPLRRLPTADGWAR, encoded by the exons ATGCAGGTGGAAGACAGAGGGGAGGCTGGATGCCTGGTCTCACTCTCTCCTGTACCCACTctgtcctcttttccttccccccaaGGCCAAGTTCTCTCCACCAAGCCTGGGacaatggggaggaaaaaaatccagatcTCACGCATTCTGGACCAAAGGAATCGGCAG TATGCCAGCACAGACATGGACCGCGTGCTCCTGAAGTACACGGAGTACAGTGAGCCCCACGAGAGCCGCACCAACACCGATATCCTCGAG ACACTGAAGCGGAGAGGTGTGGGCCTCGATGGACCAGAGCTGGAGCCAGATGAGGGGCCTGAGGGGCCAGGAGAGAAGGTGCGGAGGTTGGCAGGTGATGGGGGTGACCCAGCCTTGCCCCGGCCCCGGCTTTAT CCAGCAGCCCCTACTATGCCCAGCCCGGACATGGTATATggggccctgcccccaccaggctGTGACCCCAGTGGGCTTGGGGAGGCCCTGCCGGCCCAGAGCCGCCCATCCCCTTTCCGGCCAGCAGCCCCCAAAGCTGGGCCCCCAG GCCTGGCACACCCTCTCTTCTCACCAAGCCACCTTGCCAACAAGACGCCACCACCCCTGTACCTGGCAGCAGATGGGCGGAGGCCGGACCTGCCTGGTGGCCTGGCGGGGGCCCGAGGGGGACTGAGCACCTCA AGAGGCCTCTATGGTAGCCTACAGAGTCCATGCTCTGCCACAGCTCCGGGACCCCCACTGGGgagtttcccctttctccccgcAGGCCCCCCAG AATATAGCCTGGGAGACCCCCCGCCGCCCCCTGGCCTGCTGCAGccccccaccctggctccctgGCAGCACTCGAGGGGTGATGGGCCCCCAGCCgctcctccccagcccag tgGGGGTCGAAGCCTGGGTGAAGAGGGTCCCCCCACCCGCGGCGCCTCCCCGCCGACCCCCCCAGTCAGCATCAAGTCCGAGCGCCTCTCGCCAGCCCCCGGGGGCCCCGGCGACTTTCCCAAGACTTTCCCCTACCCCTTGCTCCTGTCCCGGCCCCTGGCAGAGCCCCTACGGCCAGGCCCCCCCCTGCGCCGGCTGCCCACTGCGGACGGCTGGGCCCGGTAG
- the MEF2B gene encoding myocyte-specific enhancer factor 2B isoform X5 yields MGRKKIQISRILDQRNRQVTFTKRKFGLMKKAYELSVLCDCEIALIIFNSANRLFQYASTDMDRVLLKYTEYSEPHESRTNTDILETLKRRGVGLDGPELEPDEGPEGPGEKVRRLAGDGGDPALPRPRLYPAAPTMPSPDMVYGALPPPGCDPSGLGEALPAQSRPSPFRPAAPKAGPPGLAHPLFSPSHLANKTPPPLYLAADGRRPDLPGGLAGARGGLSTSRGLYGSLQSPCSATAPGPPLGSFPFLPAGPPEYSLGDPPPPPGLLQPPTLAPWQHSRGDGPPAAPPQPSGGRSLGEEGPPTRGASPPTPPVSIKSERLSPAPGGPGDFPKTFPYPLLLSRPLAEPLRPGPPLRRLPTADGWAR; encoded by the exons atggggaggaaaaaaatccagatcTCACGCATTCTGGACCAAAGGAATCGGCAG GTGACATTTACCAAGCGGAAGTTTGGGCTGATGAAGAAGGCCTATGAGCTGAGCGTGCTCTGCGACTGTGAAATCGCCCTCATCATCTTCAACAGCGCCAATCGCCTCTTCCAGTATGCCAGCACAGACATGGACCGCGTGCTCCTGAAGTACACGGAGTACAGTGAGCCCCACGAGAGCCGCACCAACACCGATATCCTCGAG ACACTGAAGCGGAGAGGTGTGGGCCTCGATGGACCAGAGCTGGAGCCAGATGAGGGGCCTGAGGGGCCAGGAGAGAAGGTGCGGAGGTTGGCAGGTGATGGGGGTGACCCAGCCTTGCCCCGGCCCCGGCTTTAT CCAGCAGCCCCTACTATGCCCAGCCCGGACATGGTATATggggccctgcccccaccaggctGTGACCCCAGTGGGCTTGGGGAGGCCCTGCCGGCCCAGAGCCGCCCATCCCCTTTCCGGCCAGCAGCCCCCAAAGCTGGGCCCCCAG GCCTGGCACACCCTCTCTTCTCACCAAGCCACCTTGCCAACAAGACGCCACCACCCCTGTACCTGGCAGCAGATGGGCGGAGGCCGGACCTGCCTGGTGGCCTGGCGGGGGCCCGAGGGGGACTGAGCACCTCA AGAGGCCTCTATGGTAGCCTACAGAGTCCATGCTCTGCCACAGCTCCGGGACCCCCACTGGGgagtttcccctttctccccgcAGGCCCCCCAG AATATAGCCTGGGAGACCCCCCGCCGCCCCCTGGCCTGCTGCAGccccccaccctggctccctgGCAGCACTCGAGGGGTGATGGGCCCCCAGCCgctcctccccagcccag tgGGGGTCGAAGCCTGGGTGAAGAGGGTCCCCCCACCCGCGGCGCCTCCCCGCCGACCCCCCCAGTCAGCATCAAGTCCGAGCGCCTCTCGCCAGCCCCCGGGGGCCCCGGCGACTTTCCCAAGACTTTCCCCTACCCCTTGCTCCTGTCCCGGCCCCTGGCAGAGCCCCTACGGCCAGGCCCCCCCCTGCGCCGGCTGCCCACTGCGGACGGCTGGGCCCGGTAG
- the MEF2B gene encoding myocyte-specific enhancer factor 2B isoform X3: MVIGLLKLSTSFVVSLLQWLAHGCYFIPAKYEDVKKKGGRCWTLGFKCPPPAHLLRPPSSLSTKAQLHASSSEMPSWVSPDPPSLLHSQVNVSISLLLCWADVTSSLLSGGISFGGWGWGMCAQKRPPPSCLAHSACAATSPQQFRSRQHLETRPPGLSAAQWGFACQVLSTKPGTMGRKKIQISRILDQRNRQYASTDMDRVLLKYTEYSEPHESRTNTDILETLKRRGVGLDGPELEPDEGPEGPGEKVRRLAGDGGDPALPRPRLYPAAPTMPSPDMVYGALPPPGCDPSGLGEALPAQSRPSPFRPAAPKAGPPGLAHPLFSPSHLANKTPPPLYLAADGRRPDLPGGLAGARGGLSTSRGLYGSLQSPCSATAPGPPLGSFPFLPAGPPEYSLGDPPPPPGLLQPPTLAPWQHSRGDGPPAAPPQPSGGRSLGEEGPPTRGASPPTPPVSIKSERLSPAPGGPGDFPKTFPYPLLLSRPLAEPLRPGPPLRRLPTADGWAR; encoded by the exons ATGGTCATTGGTCTACTTAAACTTTCTACTTCCTTTGTGGTCAGCTTATTACAGTGGTTGGCACATGGTTGCTACTTCATACCGGCTAAgtatgaggatgtgaagaaaaagggagggaggtgcTGGACCCTCGGCTTCAAatgcccaccccctgcccatcTGCTCAGGCCCCCATCCAGCCTGTCCACCAAGGCCCAACTACATGCTTCCTCCTCTGAGATGCCTTCTTGGGTTTCTCCTGACCCTCCTTCGCTGCTCCATTCCCAGGTCAATGtgtccatttctctgcttctctgctggGCAGATGTTACAAGCTCTCTGCTTTCTGGCGGGATatcttttggggggtgggggtggggaatgtgtgCACAGAAGAGGCCTCCCCCCTCGTGCCTGGCACATTCAGCATGTGCTGCCACCTCCCCCCAGCAGTTCCGATCACGCCAACATCTGGAGACCAGGCCACCGGGTCTGTCTGCGGCTCAGTGGGGATTTGCAT GCCAAGTTCTCTCCACCAAGCCTGGGacaatggggaggaaaaaaatccagatcTCACGCATTCTGGACCAAAGGAATCGGCAG TATGCCAGCACAGACATGGACCGCGTGCTCCTGAAGTACACGGAGTACAGTGAGCCCCACGAGAGCCGCACCAACACCGATATCCTCGAG ACACTGAAGCGGAGAGGTGTGGGCCTCGATGGACCAGAGCTGGAGCCAGATGAGGGGCCTGAGGGGCCAGGAGAGAAGGTGCGGAGGTTGGCAGGTGATGGGGGTGACCCAGCCTTGCCCCGGCCCCGGCTTTAT CCAGCAGCCCCTACTATGCCCAGCCCGGACATGGTATATggggccctgcccccaccaggctGTGACCCCAGTGGGCTTGGGGAGGCCCTGCCGGCCCAGAGCCGCCCATCCCCTTTCCGGCCAGCAGCCCCCAAAGCTGGGCCCCCAG GCCTGGCACACCCTCTCTTCTCACCAAGCCACCTTGCCAACAAGACGCCACCACCCCTGTACCTGGCAGCAGATGGGCGGAGGCCGGACCTGCCTGGTGGCCTGGCGGGGGCCCGAGGGGGACTGAGCACCTCA AGAGGCCTCTATGGTAGCCTACAGAGTCCATGCTCTGCCACAGCTCCGGGACCCCCACTGGGgagtttcccctttctccccgcAGGCCCCCCAG AATATAGCCTGGGAGACCCCCCGCCGCCCCCTGGCCTGCTGCAGccccccaccctggctccctgGCAGCACTCGAGGGGTGATGGGCCCCCAGCCgctcctccccagcccag tgGGGGTCGAAGCCTGGGTGAAGAGGGTCCCCCCACCCGCGGCGCCTCCCCGCCGACCCCCCCAGTCAGCATCAAGTCCGAGCGCCTCTCGCCAGCCCCCGGGGGCCCCGGCGACTTTCCCAAGACTTTCCCCTACCCCTTGCTCCTGTCCCGGCCCCTGGCAGAGCCCCTACGGCCAGGCCCCCCCCTGCGCCGGCTGCCCACTGCGGACGGCTGGGCCCGGTAG